A single Pan troglodytes isolate AG18354 chromosome 19, NHGRI_mPanTro3-v2.0_pri, whole genome shotgun sequence DNA region contains:
- the LOC746473 gene encoding LOW QUALITY PROTEIN: putative coiled-coil domain-containing protein 144B (The sequence of the model RefSeq protein was modified relative to this genomic sequence to represent the inferred CDS: inserted 1 base in 1 codon) — protein MKTSFSDFSDWHPTNLTLSDETCQRSKNLKVDDKCPSVSPSMPENQSATKELGQMNLTEXEKMDTGVVLFSGNDTLHDLCQSQLPENKESKEAEQDLELTSEEEQERLKGCENKQPQKTSQEPEMAKDCDREDIPIYPVLPHVQKSEEMWIEQGKLEWKNQLKLIINELKQRFGEIYEKYKIPACPEEEPLLDNSTRGTDVKDIPFNLTNNIPGCEEEDASEISVSVVFETFPEQKEPSLKNIIHPYYHPYSGSQEHVCQSSSKLHLHENKLDCDNDNKPGIGHIFSTDKNFHNDASTKKARNPEVVTVEMKEDQEFDLQMTKNMNQNSDSGSTNNYKGLKPKLENLSSLPPDSDRTSEVYLREELQQDMQKFKNEVNTLEEEFLALKKENVQLHKEVEEEMEKHRSNSTELSGTLTDGTTVGNDDDGLNQQIPRKENGEHDR, from the exons atgaaaacttcatttTCGGATTTTTCAGATTGGCATCCTACTAATTTGACCCTTAGTGATGAGACTTGTCAGAGATCCAAGAATCTGAAAGTTGATGATAAATGTCCATCTGTATCACCATCAATGCCTGAAAATCAGTCAGCAACCAAAGAACTGGGACAGATGAACTTAACAG CTGAAAAGATGGACACTGGAGTTGTACTTTTCTCAGGGAATGATACTCTCCATGACCTGTGCCAATCACAGCTACCAGAAAACAAAGAGAGCAAAGAAG CAGAACAAGACTTGGAGCTGACATCAGAGGAAGAGCAAGAAAGACTTAAAGGATGCGAAAATAAGCAGCCACAG AAAACGTCTCAAGAACCAGAAATGGCTAAGGATTGTGATAGAGAGGATATACCTATATATCCAGTACTTCCTCATGTGCAAAAATCTGAGGAAATGTGGATTGAACAAGGCAAATTAGAGTGGAAAAACCAATTAAAACTCATCATAAATGAGTTAAAGCAGAGGTTTGgtgaaatttatgaaaaatacaaaattccgGCTTGTCCTGAGGAAGAGCCACTACTTGATAACTCTACAAGAGGAACAGATGTGAAGGATATTCCCTTTAATTTGACAAATAACATACCTGGTTGTGAGGAAGAAGATGCATCTGAAATATCTGTCTCAGTGGTATTCGAGACAtttcctgaacaaaaagaacccagtctcaaaaatatCATCCATCCATACTATCATCCATACTCTGGGTCCCAAGAACATGTTTGCCAGTCATCTTCTAAGCttcatttacatgaaaataaattagacTGCGACAATGATAACAAACCAGGCATTGgacatatttttagtacagataagAACTTTCATAATGATGCAAGCACTAAGAAAGCAAGGAACCCAGAAGTGGTTAcggttgaaatgaaagaagaccAAGAGTTTGATttgcaaatgacaaaaaatatGAACCAAAATAGTGACAGTGGCAGTACAAATAACTATAAAGGCCTGAAACCTAAATTAGAAAATCTGAGTTCTTTACCACCAGATTCTGACAGAACATCAGAAGTATATCTACGTGAAGAATTACAGCAAGACATGCAAAAGTTTAAGAATGAGGTCAACACATTAGAAGAAGAGTTCCTggctttgaagaaagaaaatgttcaactTCATAAAGAG GttgaagaagaaatggagaagCACAGAAGTAATAGCACAGAATTATCAGGAACCCTAACTGATGGTACTACTGTTGGCAATGATGATGATGGACTAAATCAGCAGATTCCTAGGAAGGAAAATGGAGAGCATGACAGGTAA